The proteins below come from a single Deltaproteobacteria bacterium genomic window:
- a CDS encoding (Fe-S)-binding protein, translated as MTSVEDLAGQCNIQAVRKDAEKLNAACPVARVNPGFSPERIANLSEKDPPGLIRSPLVWECLTCHLCREITRGQVDMSRFVRDVRQMAVKAGFRGTETHGGILITAQRLNARTGLKPSRTDWIAPPLRVRSKGGEYLYWVGGAPFFAAVMPDLRPTPLDSARAAIGLLNRVGIEPIVLEDERFSGHDLLWTGEAELFRTLAEQNLQAIKRSGAKVVIVSSPEDYYTLAESYGEYCGGLDFEVFHITEILASRLSGLEFGEWQERVTYHDPCRLGRGMGVYEPPRQILSAVPGLELVEMENTREFSLCCGTSCWTNCRGYSKLIQVNRLREAAAAGAQSLVTTCWECILHFRCATRPEAWRQVFVEVKDLLGLLASRLH; from the coding sequence TTGACTAGTGTAGAGGACCTTGCCGGTCAGTGCAACATCCAGGCTGTAAGAAAAGACGCGGAGAAGCTGAACGCCGCCTGCCCCGTGGCCAGGGTCAATCCCGGATTTTCACCTGAGAGAATCGCCAACCTTTCGGAAAAGGACCCGCCGGGGCTTATCCGGAGCCCTCTTGTCTGGGAGTGCCTCACCTGTCACCTCTGCCGGGAGATCACGAGGGGGCAGGTGGACATGTCCCGGTTTGTACGTGATGTGCGGCAGATGGCAGTGAAGGCGGGATTTCGCGGGACAGAAACCCATGGGGGCATTCTCATCACCGCACAACGGTTGAACGCCAGAACCGGATTGAAACCCAGCCGGACCGACTGGATCGCCCCGCCCCTGAGGGTCAGGTCGAAGGGAGGGGAGTATCTCTATTGGGTGGGAGGCGCTCCCTTTTTCGCAGCAGTGATGCCGGACCTGAGACCAACACCGCTGGATTCTGCACGTGCGGCCATCGGCCTGCTCAACAGGGTGGGGATCGAGCCGATCGTCCTCGAAGACGAACGGTTTTCCGGACACGACCTCCTATGGACCGGCGAAGCCGAGCTGTTCCGGACCCTGGCGGAACAGAATCTCCAGGCCATCAAGCGGTCCGGGGCCAAGGTTGTGATCGTCTCCTCACCGGAGGACTACTACACCCTGGCCGAAAGCTACGGGGAGTATTGCGGCGGGCTGGACTTCGAGGTGTTTCACATCACCGAGATCCTCGCGAGCCGCCTGTCAGGGCTGGAGTTTGGAGAATGGCAGGAGCGGGTGACCTATCATGACCCCTGCCGGTTGGGCCGCGGCATGGGTGTCTACGAGCCACCCCGGCAGATCCTCTCTGCCGTGCCGGGCCTGGAACTCGTTGAAATGGAAAACACGAGGGAGTTTTCCCTCTGTTGCGGAACATCCTGCTGGACCAACTGCAGGGGGTATTCCAAACTGATTCAGGTCAACCGGCTCAGAGAGGCCGCTGCAGCCGGTGCTCAGTCCCTTGTCACGACCTGCTGGGAGTGTATCCTGCATTTCCGCTGTGCCACGCGTCCCGAGGCCTGGCGCCAGGTCTTTGTGGAGGTCAAGGATCTCCTTGGTCTCCTTGCGTCACGGCTGCATTGA
- a CDS encoding energy transducer TonB: MARDLFSGLLFSLLLHLGFLWYAGHAGHRVVSPEPLPTSLSLYVQVSAGPGKPTPNKTPKVSTRAQRTLQRALPGQERRTYQTVKTGAATEATPPEERISFPEPILRTPEIQSSLRSGRLIRKQPLRPKLPPTLIKKSGPLDVERPFPDPMKRPTQTSPPLAGPAGNDPIFPLERILATRAIPHGRGKDPEKENRALTSRGEGAPLVEAAPDYAVNPKPRYPSKAIQRGYEGTVTLLVEVLEDGSVREIRIVGSSGHGILDRSALRTVRKWRFIPGKRGEKTVAMKVKVPIVFRLGKGKDG; this comes from the coding sequence ATGGCACGTGATCTCTTCTCAGGGCTCCTGTTTTCCCTGCTGCTCCATCTGGGTTTCCTGTGGTATGCGGGTCATGCCGGCCACCGGGTTGTGTCCCCGGAACCTCTTCCCACCTCGCTGAGCCTCTATGTACAGGTATCCGCCGGCCCAGGAAAGCCTACCCCCAATAAGACTCCGAAAGTCTCAACTCGGGCGCAGAGGACCTTGCAGAGGGCTCTTCCCGGGCAGGAGAGACGAACCTACCAGACGGTCAAGACCGGGGCGGCAACGGAGGCCACACCGCCAGAGGAGAGGATCTCCTTCCCGGAGCCGATCCTGAGGACCCCGGAGATCCAAAGCAGCCTCCGGTCCGGACGCCTCATCCGGAAACAACCGCTCAGACCGAAACTACCCCCTACCCTGATAAAGAAGAGCGGTCCTCTTGATGTAGAAAGGCCTTTCCCTGACCCCATGAAACGGCCCACCCAGACGTCTCCTCCCCTGGCCGGGCCTGCCGGGAACGACCCGATTTTTCCACTGGAACGCATTCTCGCCACGAGGGCTATTCCTCATGGCCGGGGGAAGGACCCTGAAAAAGAGAACAGGGCTCTCACATCCCGTGGGGAGGGAGCCCCCCTTGTAGAGGCAGCCCCTGACTACGCGGTCAACCCCAAGCCCCGGTATCCGAGCAAGGCTATCCAAAGGGGCTATGAGGGGACGGTAACCCTCCTGGTGGAGGTTCTCGAAGATGGTTCCGTCCGGGAGATCAGGATTGTCGGATCCTCGGGACACGGGATACTCGACAGGTCGGCTCTGAGAACGGTTCGAAAGTGGAGGTTCATTCCCGGCAAGAGGGGGGAAAAGACCGTTGCAATGAAGGTGAAGGTGCCGATAGTCTTCAGGCTGGGAAAGGGGAAGGATGGCTAG
- a CDS encoding biopolymer transporter ExbD, translating into MRIKRNVRKRARIEMIPLIDSMFLLLVFFIYSMLSMTVHRGIQVNLPEARTGKIDKRDYVAITITEDERVFLGKREVSLPDLQTRLERIKRAHPGRPVFINADRRVPYEVIIAALDAVRSAGLSRVSLDTQEKRDGT; encoded by the coding sequence ATGCGAATCAAGCGGAACGTGAGGAAGCGGGCACGGATCGAGATGATTCCTCTCATCGATTCCATGTTCCTCCTTCTCGTCTTCTTCATCTATTCCATGCTTTCCATGACGGTCCACCGGGGAATCCAGGTCAATCTGCCTGAAGCCAGAACCGGGAAAATCGACAAGAGAGACTATGTGGCGATTACTATTACCGAAGACGAGAGGGTATTTCTGGGAAAGCGGGAGGTCTCTCTTCCAGATCTCCAGACCCGGCTCGAGAGAATAAAGAGGGCTCATCCCGGCCGGCCGGTCTTCATCAATGCGGATAGGAGGGTCCCTTACGAGGTGATCATTGCGGCCCTCGACGCGGTACGCTCGGCAGGACTGAGCCGGGTCTCACTGGACACACAGGAAAAGCGTGATGGCACGTGA
- a CDS encoding ABC transporter ATP-binding protein, producing MIEVENVSYRYNEDWVLRNLSFSVQKGDFLGIVGPNGTGKTTLLKLLYRLMRPQQGRVIIDGVDLERMGRKEISKKVAVVSQETQINFPFMALEVVLMGRSPHLKGLQFESKRDFEIATKAMEATDTIRISDRPFNQLSGGEKQRLFIARALAQQTDIILFDEPTANMDIRHQIAFYDLTTTLNLERRITVVIVSHDINLAAEFSKTVLLINEGSIFALGKPGEVITKANIEAVYGTPVLVDQNPVTGAPRVTLLRKEARRL from the coding sequence ATGATTGAGGTGGAGAACGTCTCATACCGGTACAACGAGGATTGGGTACTGAGGAATCTCAGTTTCTCGGTCCAGAAGGGGGACTTCCTCGGGATCGTAGGCCCCAACGGCACGGGCAAGACAACCCTGCTGAAGCTCCTTTACAGATTGATGCGGCCCCAGCAGGGAAGGGTGATCATCGACGGGGTCGATCTGGAAAGGATGGGAAGAAAGGAGATATCCAAGAAGGTCGCCGTCGTGAGTCAGGAAACGCAGATCAACTTCCCCTTCATGGCGCTTGAAGTGGTACTCATGGGGAGGTCTCCCCATCTGAAGGGGCTTCAATTCGAGAGCAAGAGGGATTTTGAGATCGCCACAAAGGCCATGGAGGCGACCGATACCATCCGTATCTCCGACAGGCCTTTCAACCAACTCAGCGGAGGTGAGAAACAGCGCCTCTTTATTGCCCGCGCCCTGGCCCAGCAGACAGACATCATCCTGTTCGACGAGCCCACCGCAAACATGGATATTCGCCACCAGATCGCCTTCTACGACTTGACAACCACCCTCAACCTGGAGAGAAGGATCACCGTCGTAATAGTGAGCCACGATATCAACCTTGCAGCAGAATTCTCCAAGACCGTGTTGCTCATCAACGAGGGGAGCATTTTCGCCCTTGGAAAGCCCGGAGAGGTAATCACAAAGGCAAACATAGAGGCGGTCTACGGAACCCCGGTCCTGGTGGATCAGAACCCGGTAACCGGTGCTCCTCGCGTGACACTCCTGAGGAAAGAGGCCCGCCGCCTGTAG
- a CDS encoding FAD-dependent oxidoreductase, whose protein sequence is MGESIRIKGGKPFRVEPIKASPCSVECPLGTNVKAYVSLIAAGRFAEALEVVRRTNPFPGICGRVCPHPCEDECRRREIDAPVSIAALKRFIADYELRHGLLPRLRAQKKDRGRVGVIGAGPAGLTCAADLAREGYRATVFEALPVAGGMMAVGIPPYRLPREILRTEIGAIEALGVDLRLNERVGERVGFDDIVRDFDAVFIATGAQKPRGLGVPGERDVRHGLVDWPALLRDVSFGCAKRPGERLVVVGGGNTAVDAARVALRLGTREVRIVYRRSRDEMPAYREEVADAQAEGIEIDFLAAPVRLVVEGGRLRGVECVRMRLGKRDETGRPRPVPVKHSEFVIPCDALIPAIGQEFDRSFLGVRHGLRISGKNLLVADPLTMATDREGVFAGGDAITGPASVVEAIASGHRGARSIGRYLRGLPLESPSERISPETEELTLEIPPPPRTVRISGSRLSPEERRTSFEEIERGLTETEAVAEAERCMRCGLCMECTECLALCEGRQAILESTPFVPTERLKQPGILVRVPPGLHRELATRGSVPVRYRARPHEMSVFTAVVDPERCRGCGLCEETCGYRAARVLYQGGGVFTARVDQEMCRGCGACVAVCPSGAMGQNLFTPDRIDRLVHAQIEQSKGRRPVVVFACRWNPALRLERARRTAEVIEVMCTGRITGGEVLRAFERGSQGVLVIGCTEQDCHYGFGRARAEENLRRVSQVLSLLGIETSRLRTVQAPIEGALDLAELVEDFISEISSLGTNLTGGSN, encoded by the coding sequence ATGGGAGAATCGATCCGCATAAAGGGAGGAAAGCCTTTTCGAGTAGAGCCGATCAAGGCCTCTCCCTGTTCTGTGGAATGCCCCTTGGGAACCAACGTTAAGGCCTATGTATCCCTGATCGCCGCAGGACGGTTTGCCGAGGCCCTCGAAGTAGTACGCCGGACCAATCCTTTCCCGGGCATCTGCGGAAGGGTCTGCCCCCACCCCTGCGAGGACGAATGCCGCAGGAGAGAGATCGATGCACCGGTGTCGATCGCGGCCCTCAAACGATTCATAGCCGACTACGAGCTACGCCATGGCCTGCTGCCGCGGCTAAGGGCCCAGAAGAAAGACCGTGGCAGGGTCGGCGTGATAGGGGCCGGTCCGGCAGGGCTCACCTGTGCCGCGGACCTGGCAAGGGAGGGATACAGGGCGACCGTTTTTGAAGCCCTGCCCGTCGCCGGTGGTATGATGGCTGTAGGTATTCCACCCTATCGCCTCCCCAGGGAGATTCTTAGAACCGAGATCGGGGCTATCGAAGCATTGGGAGTTGATCTCAGGTTGAACGAGCGGGTGGGCGAACGGGTCGGATTCGATGATATAGTCCGGGATTTTGATGCGGTGTTCATCGCAACAGGTGCCCAGAAACCGCGGGGGCTGGGCGTGCCAGGCGAGAGGGATGTCCGCCATGGGCTGGTGGACTGGCCTGCCCTGCTACGGGACGTCTCCTTCGGGTGCGCAAAGAGGCCCGGGGAGAGACTGGTAGTTGTAGGCGGGGGAAATACCGCAGTGGACGCGGCACGGGTGGCCCTCCGTCTCGGTACCAGGGAGGTAAGGATCGTCTACCGCCGATCCCGCGATGAAATGCCCGCCTACAGAGAGGAGGTGGCCGATGCCCAAGCGGAAGGCATCGAGATCGACTTCCTCGCGGCCCCGGTAAGGCTGGTGGTGGAGGGGGGACGGTTGAGGGGCGTCGAGTGTGTCCGGATGCGGCTCGGCAAGAGGGACGAGACCGGCCGCCCCCGGCCTGTACCGGTCAAGCACTCGGAGTTTGTCATCCCCTGCGATGCCCTCATCCCGGCGATCGGCCAGGAGTTCGACAGATCTTTCTTGGGCGTGAGGCATGGATTGAGAATCTCGGGGAAGAATCTCCTTGTGGCCGACCCTCTCACCATGGCCACCGACCGTGAAGGCGTCTTCGCGGGCGGCGATGCCATAACAGGCCCGGCCAGCGTGGTGGAGGCCATCGCCTCCGGCCACCGGGGGGCCCGCTCAATCGGCAGATACCTCCGGGGGCTTCCCCTCGAATCGCCTTCAGAGAGAATCTCCCCAGAGACGGAGGAACTGACCCTGGAGATTCCACCCCCGCCAAGGACCGTCCGAATCTCAGGATCCCGGCTCTCCCCCGAGGAGAGACGGACCTCCTTTGAAGAGATAGAAAGGGGATTGACAGAGACAGAAGCGGTAGCCGAAGCCGAGCGGTGCATGCGGTGTGGGCTCTGCATGGAGTGTACGGAATGCCTGGCCCTCTGTGAGGGGAGACAGGCGATTCTCGAATCCACCCCTTTCGTCCCAACAGAGAGGCTGAAGCAGCCGGGAATACTCGTCCGGGTGCCACCGGGGCTGCACCGAGAACTTGCGACCCGGGGCAGTGTGCCCGTTCGATATCGAGCCCGGCCGCACGAGATGTCCGTCTTCACAGCCGTGGTCGATCCCGAACGGTGCAGGGGCTGCGGCTTGTGCGAAGAGACCTGCGGTTACCGGGCCGCACGGGTGCTCTACCAGGGCGGCGGGGTCTTCACCGCCAGGGTCGACCAGGAGATGTGTCGCGGATGCGGGGCTTGCGTGGCCGTCTGCCCCTCCGGGGCGATGGGGCAAAACCTCTTCACCCCTGACCGAATCGATCGCCTGGTCCATGCCCAAATCGAGCAGAGCAAGGGGAGGCGGCCGGTCGTTGTGTTTGCGTGCCGGTGGAACCCGGCGCTCAGACTGGAACGTGCCAGACGGACGGCCGAAGTGATCGAGGTCATGTGTACTGGAAGGATCACAGGGGGAGAAGTGCTGAGGGCATTCGAAAGGGGGAGCCAGGGTGTGTTGGTCATCGGTTGCACCGAGCAGGACTGCCACTACGGGTTCGGCAGAGCCAGGGCAGAGGAGAACCTCCGGCGTGTCAGCCAGGTCCTGTCACTCCTGGGGATAGAGACCAGCCGCCTTCGTACCGTCCAGGCCCCGATCGAAGGAGCCCTGGATCTGGCCGAGCTCGTGGAGGATTTCATCTCTGAGATTTCGAGCCTGGGAACCAATCTCACGGGTGGATCGAATTGA
- a CDS encoding cobalamin-binding protein, whose translation MARKGEGRIRAGGLFLVLGALLFGAAHAAAGTRVFTDALGRAVTIAYPPERIVSLAPAITETLFALGLKDEIAGVTRFSNFPPAAVEKPRVGSYVNLNIEAIVSLKPDLILATAAGNPQIQARKLQDMGFPVYVVYPKDTDGVLATIRRIAEIVGRSERGGAIVRDMRERIERISHRVRGLNRPRVFFQIGRDPIFTVSRGSFADNLISLAGGDNIAKDARIPYPSYNLEEVILKAPEVIIVSSMYVDTDHSGWLEEWKRWDVLPAVKDNRLYTIDSDLVDRPSVRIVVGLEKMARMIHPEAFPPEPSDQNKTSRQYPGFTATGEPPLRPDEGKILGRE comes from the coding sequence ATGGCTAGGAAAGGGGAAGGCCGGATCCGCGCAGGCGGGCTTTTCCTCGTCTTGGGGGCTCTGCTTTTTGGAGCGGCCCACGCGGCCGCCGGGACGCGGGTCTTCACGGACGCCCTTGGAAGGGCCGTGACCATCGCCTATCCGCCCGAACGGATCGTATCTCTCGCTCCTGCTATCACGGAGACTCTTTTCGCCCTGGGCCTGAAAGACGAGATCGCCGGGGTCACCCGTTTCAGCAACTTTCCACCGGCTGCGGTGGAAAAGCCGAGGGTCGGCTCGTACGTGAATCTCAATATCGAGGCGATCGTAAGCCTGAAACCAGACCTCATTCTGGCCACTGCCGCCGGAAATCCTCAGATCCAGGCGAGAAAGCTCCAAGACATGGGGTTCCCTGTCTATGTCGTCTATCCCAAAGACACCGATGGGGTACTGGCAACCATCCGGCGTATCGCCGAGATCGTCGGGAGAAGCGAGAGGGGCGGGGCTATCGTCCGAGACATGAGGGAGAGGATCGAAAGGATCTCTCACCGGGTAAGAGGACTCAACAGGCCGAGGGTCTTCTTCCAGATCGGCCGGGATCCCATCTTCACCGTATCCAGGGGAAGTTTCGCCGACAATCTCATATCCCTGGCCGGGGGAGACAACATAGCCAAGGACGCCCGTATCCCCTACCCCAGCTACAACCTCGAGGAGGTCATCCTCAAGGCCCCCGAGGTCATTATCGTCAGTTCCATGTATGTCGACACCGACCACTCCGGGTGGCTCGAAGAGTGGAAGAGGTGGGATGTCCTGCCAGCCGTGAAGGACAACCGGCTCTACACCATCGACTCGGACCTGGTCGACCGGCCGTCGGTGCGTATCGTGGTGGGATTGGAGAAGATGGCAAGGATGATCCATCCAGAGGCGTTTCCTCCAGAGCCGTCCGATCAGAACAAGACCAGCCGGCAATACCCGGGCTTCACTGCGACCGGAGAACCTCCCCTCCGGCCCGATGAAGGGAAAATCTTGGGAAGAGAATGA
- a CDS encoding iron ABC transporter permease: MIVTLRRSISVTLVLGAALALVMTASLCFGTIPIDPGEILRALVWNLTGRGESSIRDTIIISIRLPRVLLAALVGGALSVAGSIFQALLRNPLADPYILGVSSGSAVGAVLAMMLGLGAMSLGLPLASFAGALGTVLLVFNVGRMGRRVHTNTLLLAGVIINAFFGAVLMFLISISRHEALHTIVFWLMGDFSFADFAGVTLIFPYVVTGISLAYLLARRLNLLVAGEDEAIQLGVDVERVKKSAYVLGSLITAAAVSVCGLIGFVGLMIPHMVRLVLGPDHRLLIPASCLWGAAFLVICDTLARTILAPIELPVGVITSAFGAPFFIYLLKTRSI, from the coding sequence ATGATCGTCACCCTGAGAAGGTCCATCTCTGTCACCCTTGTTCTCGGAGCCGCCCTCGCTCTCGTCATGACGGCCTCCCTGTGTTTCGGTACGATTCCCATCGACCCGGGCGAAATTCTCAGGGCCCTTGTATGGAACCTCACCGGCAGGGGAGAGTCTAGCATCCGCGATACCATCATCATCTCAATCCGGCTGCCCCGCGTGCTTCTCGCCGCACTTGTGGGCGGAGCCCTCTCCGTGGCCGGCTCGATCTTCCAGGCTCTCTTGAGAAACCCTCTGGCCGATCCGTACATTCTAGGGGTGTCGAGTGGGTCAGCAGTTGGGGCGGTCTTGGCGATGATGCTGGGCTTGGGCGCCATGTCATTGGGGCTCCCCCTGGCCTCTTTTGCAGGTGCACTTGGAACCGTGCTCCTCGTGTTCAACGTGGGCAGGATGGGCCGGCGGGTCCACACCAACACCCTGCTTCTCGCGGGAGTGATCATCAATGCCTTTTTCGGGGCCGTGCTCATGTTTCTCATCTCCATCTCCCGCCATGAAGCCCTCCACACGATAGTCTTCTGGCTCATGGGGGATTTCAGCTTTGCCGACTTTGCCGGCGTAACTCTGATCTTTCCTTATGTCGTAACAGGAATCTCCCTGGCCTATCTGCTCGCCAGGCGACTCAATCTCCTGGTTGCAGGCGAAGACGAGGCGATCCAACTCGGCGTGGACGTGGAACGGGTGAAGAAGTCGGCCTACGTGCTGGGGTCTCTGATCACCGCCGCGGCTGTCTCTGTCTGCGGGTTGATCGGCTTTGTGGGTCTCATGATCCCTCACATGGTCAGATTGGTTCTCGGGCCTGATCACCGGCTCCTCATCCCCGCATCATGCCTCTGGGGTGCCGCCTTTCTGGTGATCTGCGACACATTGGCTCGGACGATTCTCGCTCCCATAGAGCTTCCCGTAGGGGTGATCACCTCGGCCTTCGGCGCTCCTTTTTTCATATACCTCTTGAAGACTCGAAGCATCTGA
- a CDS encoding MotA/TolQ/ExbB proton channel family protein, with protein sequence MFSVMSRGGPIMYPLLACSIVAVAIIFERAVFWLRIQHNSDRRLAFRILELAEKEIYGEAYSLGKNSKDYVVKMLINGIAHREYSLPRALEMAADEALKRMRRYLDVLDTIVTVAPLLGIFGTVLGIINSFDLLGLARIAQPQVVTKGIAQALITTAAGLAVAIVTLIAHNYFLSRIEGFSKEMELFASSLEIAFEKNQSRRQNCEAGGET encoded by the coding sequence ATGTTCAGCGTGATGTCCCGGGGGGGGCCGATCATGTATCCCCTTCTGGCATGCTCGATCGTGGCGGTTGCCATCATCTTCGAGCGCGCGGTCTTCTGGCTCAGGATCCAGCACAACAGCGACAGGAGGCTCGCCTTCAGAATCCTGGAGCTCGCCGAGAAGGAAATCTACGGCGAGGCTTACAGCTTGGGAAAGAACTCGAAGGACTACGTGGTCAAGATGTTGATCAACGGTATCGCCCACAGGGAGTATTCCCTGCCGAGGGCCCTCGAAATGGCCGCGGATGAAGCCCTGAAGCGGATGAGGCGCTATCTGGATGTTCTCGATACGATAGTCACCGTGGCCCCTCTGTTGGGCATCTTCGGCACGGTGTTGGGTATCATCAATTCCTTCGACCTTCTGGGCCTTGCGCGGATCGCCCAACCCCAGGTCGTGACAAAGGGGATCGCCCAGGCCCTGATCACCACCGCTGCCGGGCTGGCCGTGGCCATCGTCACCCTCATCGCTCACAACTACTTTCTCTCCCGCATCGAGGGATTCTCAAAGGAGATGGAACTATTTGCGAGCAGTCTCGAGATAGCCTTTGAGAAGAACCAGAGCCGGAGACAGAACTGCGAGGCCGGAGGAGAGACCTAG
- the pruA gene encoding L-glutamate gamma-semialdehyde dehydrogenase: MANAKYTIPMPPNEPVGTYAPGTPEREAVKAALARLRNQHIEIPLLIGGKEVRTGRVAECLLPHDHKTVIGTFHQAGPKEVEMAIEAAIKARKDWAAMDWHDRIAVFLKAADLLSGPWRAVLNAATMLGQSKTVFQAEIDSACELIDFFRFNAYYAMQIFEEQPPYSPREMWNRMEYRPLEGFVFAVTPFNFVSIAGNLPSSPAMVGNVSLWKPASNAVYPAYHLMRLFQEAGLPEGVINFMPGPGSQVGPLVLASPHLAGIHFTGSTETFRAMWKTVGENIKGYRCYPRIVGETGGKDFVVAHPSADVKALGVALIRGAFEYQGQKCSAASRAYIPRSIWGDLRDFMVSELKTVKMGDVEDFTNFMTAVIDRGAFAKISGYIESIKKSSEADLVFGGGCDDSRGFFIEPTVAVTTNPRFRTMEEEIFGPLLTVYVYEDDKYEETLRLCDETSPYGLTGAVFSQDRRALAKAERILVNAAGNFYINDKPTAAVVGQQPFGGSRASGTNDKAGSLWNMLRWVSPRAIKENFVPPLDYRYPFMEEK; the protein is encoded by the coding sequence ATGGCAAACGCGAAATACACCATACCCATGCCGCCGAACGAGCCGGTTGGGACCTATGCTCCTGGCACGCCCGAACGGGAGGCGGTCAAGGCCGCACTGGCGCGACTAAGAAACCAGCACATCGAGATTCCCCTCTTGATCGGAGGGAAGGAGGTGAGGACCGGGAGAGTGGCCGAATGCCTCCTCCCCCACGACCACAAGACCGTGATAGGAACCTTTCATCAGGCAGGGCCGAAAGAGGTGGAGATGGCCATCGAGGCTGCCATCAAGGCCCGAAAGGATTGGGCGGCCATGGACTGGCACGATCGAATCGCCGTTTTTCTAAAAGCCGCCGACCTTCTTTCCGGGCCGTGGCGGGCGGTTCTCAACGCTGCGACCATGCTCGGCCAGAGCAAGACCGTCTTCCAGGCCGAGATCGACTCCGCCTGCGAACTGATCGACTTTTTCAGATTCAACGCTTACTATGCCATGCAGATCTTTGAAGAGCAGCCTCCATACTCTCCCCGGGAAATGTGGAACCGGATGGAATACCGCCCCTTGGAGGGATTCGTCTTCGCCGTGACCCCCTTCAACTTCGTGTCGATAGCAGGAAACCTTCCCTCTTCTCCCGCCATGGTCGGTAACGTCTCCCTTTGGAAGCCGGCTTCCAATGCCGTCTACCCCGCCTATCACCTCATGAGACTCTTCCAGGAAGCCGGACTCCCCGAAGGTGTGATAAACTTCATGCCAGGGCCCGGCAGCCAAGTCGGACCCCTTGTGCTCGCCTCGCCCCACCTGGCCGGAATCCACTTCACCGGCAGCACCGAGACCTTCCGGGCCATGTGGAAGACGGTGGGAGAGAATATCAAGGGCTACAGATGCTATCCCAGAATCGTTGGAGAAACAGGAGGCAAGGACTTCGTTGTCGCCCACCCGAGCGCCGACGTGAAGGCCTTGGGCGTGGCACTCATTCGGGGTGCCTTCGAATACCAGGGCCAGAAGTGTTCTGCAGCCTCGAGGGCTTATATCCCCAGGAGCATCTGGGGGGATCTCAGGGACTTCATGGTCAGTGAGCTGAAGACCGTGAAGATGGGAGACGTGGAGGACTTCACCAACTTCATGACCGCAGTCATCGATCGCGGGGCTTTCGCCAAGATCAGCGGTTACATCGAGTCGATCAAGAAATCCAGCGAAGCCGATCTCGTCTTTGGAGGAGGCTGCGACGACAGCAGGGGATTCTTTATCGAGCCCACTGTCGCGGTCACCACCAATCCCAGATTCCGCACCATGGAGGAGGAAATCTTCGGTCCCCTCCTCACTGTCTACGTCTACGAGGATGACAAGTACGAGGAGACCCTGCGTCTCTGTGACGAGACCTCGCCTTACGGTCTGACAGGAGCGGTCTTTTCTCAGGACCGCCGGGCCCTTGCAAAGGCCGAGAGGATCCTGGTGAACGCGGCAGGCAACTTCTACATCAACGACAAGCCGACGGCGGCCGTGGTCGGCCAGCAGCCTTTTGGAGGCAGCCGTGCAAGCGGGACCAATGACAAGGCCGGAAGCCTGTGGAACATGCTCCGGTGGGTGAGCCCGAGAGCCATAAAGGAGAATTTTGTTCCCCCCCTGGACTATCGCTACCCGTTCATGGAGGAAAAGTAG
- a CDS encoding FadR family transcriptional regulator has product MFHQAKQSRAFQNVIDQIQEAILQGKLKAGDRLPGERELKEAFKTSRGTLREALRVLEQKGLITIKTGVGGGPIVKAVTTRQVTESLALLLRYQKVSLRDLAEFREGVEGIVTGLAAERAEQRDIEHLRDLLAKAKAHLEGGVSEWDEFIQVDNALHLELARIARNPVYESVLQTVHENINQYYERYLPKSEKNMKENYQDLCEIVKAVEERQATKARLLAQEHVKRFNRFMESESRPS; this is encoded by the coding sequence ATCTTTCATCAGGCCAAGCAGAGTCGGGCCTTCCAAAACGTAATCGATCAGATCCAGGAAGCCATCCTCCAGGGCAAGCTCAAGGCCGGGGACAGGCTGCCAGGGGAGCGGGAACTGAAGGAGGCCTTCAAGACCAGCAGGGGGACCCTTCGGGAGGCCCTGCGGGTATTGGAGCAGAAAGGACTCATCACCATCAAGACCGGCGTCGGCGGCGGGCCCATCGTGAAGGCCGTAACCACCCGCCAGGTGACAGAAAGTCTGGCCCTACTGCTGAGATACCAGAAGGTCTCCCTTAGAGACCTCGCCGAATTTCGAGAGGGTGTGGAGGGAATCGTTACCGGCCTTGCCGCGGAAAGGGCCGAACAGAGAGACATAGAGCATCTGAGAGACCTGCTGGCAAAGGCAAAGGCCCACCTTGAGGGGGGAGTCTCCGAGTGGGATGAGTTTATCCAGGTCGACAATGCCCTGCACCTCGAGCTCGCCCGGATAGCCAGGAACCCGGTATACGAATCGGTCCTGCAGACGGTCCATGAGAATATCAACCAGTACTACGAACGCTACCTGCCAAAGAGCGAGAAGAACATGAAAGAGAACTACCAGGATCTATGTGAGATCGTTAAGGCTGTGGAAGAGAGGCAGGCGACAAAGGCCCGCCTTCTTGCCCAGGAGCACGTAAAACGGTTCAACAGATTCATGGAATCCGAGTCTCGCCCTTCCTGA